One stretch of Pigmentiphaga aceris DNA includes these proteins:
- a CDS encoding SIR2 family NAD-dependent protein deacylase — protein sequence MSTPIGQELAQAVAWLEDADGLLIVAGSGMAAGLSETRDSKSLARALSVIGRVRPGEDDIGSPDVFRDSPRAAWGTYGKRLKQYRDTDPHPGYAILRRWTNAAPQGSFVYTSNVDGHFQKAGFAVDRIVEAAGSIHWLQCVKACTPQLWSADELTPSINPANGWLAGVVPTCPQCGSVARPNVSLAKDWDWVPNRTMRQHALLSSWLFPMKRLVVVEVGAGTLAIRRFSEQHGPRVIRIHPTDFDISPDVGLGFATTALDGLRQLDECRAPALKVAT from the coding sequence ATGAGTACGCCAATCGGACAGGAACTTGCACAGGCCGTGGCCTGGCTGGAAGACGCCGACGGCTTGCTGATCGTGGCTGGGTCGGGCATGGCTGCCGGCTTGTCAGAAACCAGAGACAGCAAGAGTCTCGCACGCGCACTGTCGGTCATTGGCCGAGTGCGCCCAGGCGAGGACGATATTGGATCTCCAGATGTCTTTCGTGATTCTCCCCGGGCTGCCTGGGGCACTTACGGAAAACGCCTGAAGCAATATCGCGACACCGATCCGCATCCGGGTTACGCCATTTTGCGACGATGGACTAATGCTGCACCGCAAGGCTCCTTCGTCTACACCAGCAATGTCGACGGCCACTTTCAAAAGGCGGGTTTTGCCGTCGACCGAATTGTGGAAGCTGCGGGTTCGATCCATTGGTTGCAGTGCGTCAAAGCCTGCACGCCGCAACTGTGGTCAGCCGACGAACTCACGCCAAGCATCAATCCGGCCAACGGTTGGCTGGCTGGTGTAGTGCCAACCTGTCCGCAATGCGGCTCGGTTGCCCGGCCGAATGTCTCGCTCGCCAAGGATTGGGATTGGGTGCCGAATCGCACCATGCGTCAGCATGCACTGCTGTCGAGCTGGCTGTTCCCGATGAAACGCCTAGTGGTGGTGGAGGTTGGTGCCGGCACCTTGGCGATTCGCCGTTTCAGCGAGCAGCACGGCCCGCGCGTTATTCGTATCCACCCGACTGATTTCGATATTTCGCCTGATGTGGGCTTGGGCTTTGCGACGACGGCGCTCGATGGGTTGCGGCAGTTGGATGAATGTCGTGCACCGGCGTTGAAAGTCGCGACATAA
- the purB gene encoding adenylosuccinate lyase, translating to MKTAAQLSPLNALSPLDGRYASRGDALRPLLSEAGFMYHRVQVEVAWLSALAEAGLPELAPFSAEAQARLSALVTNFSEEDAARIKDIERVTNHDVKAVEYWLKEKVADDAELSKAAEFIHFACTSEDINNTSHALMLTAARDQVIVPALRGLYDKLEAIAKDQAAQPMLSRTHGQPASPTTLGKEFANVAARLGRALDEILRIQPLAKMNGAVGNYNAHMAAYPEVDWEVFSRKVLNGLGLAQNRHTIQIEPHDWMAQLFDAITRANVILLDLNRDVWGYIALGYFKQRLKAGEVGSSTMPHKVNPIDFENSEGNLGLANATLRHLSDKLPISRWQRDLTDSTVLRNLGVALGYCMVAYDSCAKGLGKLEVNAAAIDADIDNAWEVLAEPVQTVMRRFGLPQPYERLKDLTRGQGITESALRTFIAGLELPEDAKARLMDMTPRSYIGKGAVLAADLQRR from the coding sequence ATGAAAACCGCCGCCCAGCTCAGCCCCCTTAATGCTCTGTCGCCGCTGGATGGTCGCTACGCCAGCCGTGGCGATGCCCTGCGCCCTCTGCTGTCGGAGGCGGGTTTCATGTATCACCGTGTCCAGGTCGAAGTCGCGTGGTTGTCCGCGCTGGCCGAAGCCGGCCTGCCGGAACTCGCGCCCTTCAGCGCCGAGGCGCAGGCCCGCCTGTCCGCACTGGTGACCAACTTCAGCGAAGAAGATGCTGCACGCATCAAGGACATCGAGCGCGTCACCAACCATGACGTGAAAGCTGTCGAATACTGGTTGAAGGAAAAGGTTGCCGACGACGCCGAGCTGTCGAAGGCTGCCGAGTTCATCCACTTCGCGTGCACCTCGGAAGACATCAACAACACCTCGCACGCGCTGATGCTGACCGCCGCACGCGACCAGGTGATCGTTCCCGCGCTGCGTGGTCTGTACGACAAGCTGGAAGCGATCGCGAAAGATCAAGCTGCCCAGCCCATGCTGTCGCGCACCCATGGCCAACCGGCCAGCCCCACCACCTTGGGCAAGGAATTCGCCAACGTCGCCGCTCGCCTGGGCCGTGCGCTGGACGAAATCCTGCGCATCCAGCCGCTGGCCAAGATGAACGGTGCCGTCGGCAACTACAACGCCCACATGGCTGCATACCCGGAAGTCGACTGGGAAGTCTTCAGCCGCAAGGTGCTGAACGGCCTGGGCCTGGCGCAGAACCGCCACACCATCCAGATCGAACCGCATGACTGGATGGCGCAACTGTTCGACGCGATCACCCGCGCCAACGTCATTCTGCTCGACCTGAACCGTGACGTCTGGGGCTACATCGCCCTGGGTTACTTCAAGCAGCGCCTGAAGGCGGGTGAAGTCGGTTCCTCGACCATGCCGCACAAGGTCAACCCGATCGACTTCGAAAACTCCGAAGGCAACCTGGGCCTGGCCAACGCCACGCTGCGTCACCTGTCGGACAAGCTGCCGATCTCGCGCTGGCAGCGTGACCTGACCGACTCGACCGTGCTGCGCAATCTGGGCGTGGCGCTGGGTTACTGTATGGTGGCCTACGACTCGTGCGCCAAGGGTCTGGGCAAGCTGGAAGTCAACGCCGCCGCCATCGACGCCGACATCGACAACGCCTGGGAAGTCCTGGCCGAGCCGGTGCAGACCGTCATGCGTCGCTTCGGTCTGCCGCAACCCTACGAGCGTCTGAAAGACCTGACGCGCGGCCAGGGCATCACCGAATCGGCGCTGCGTACCTTCATCGCTGGCCTGGAACTGCCGGAAGACGCCAAGGCGCGTCTGATGGACATGACCCCGCGCAGCTACATCGGCAAGGGCGCTGTGCTGGCCGCAGACCTGCAACGTCGTTGA
- a CDS encoding glutathione S-transferase, translating into MKLIGSLTSPFVRKVRIVLAEKRLDYRFELEDVWADDSQIQQFNPLGKVPVLITDDGSAIFDSRVIVEYVDTLSPVSRLIPSASRERVDIKCWEALADGLLDAAVLINIEKTQRDEGARSAKLVARQQRKIDHALVMLSNQLGDKAFCTGRNYTLADIATGCALGYLDFRRPQLDWRARHANLAVLFEKLSQRASFIDTVPLVP; encoded by the coding sequence ATGAAGCTGATCGGATCGCTCACCAGTCCTTTCGTCCGCAAGGTACGAATCGTTCTCGCTGAAAAGCGTCTGGACTATCGATTCGAGCTGGAAGACGTGTGGGCAGACGATTCGCAGATTCAGCAGTTCAATCCGCTTGGCAAGGTGCCGGTGCTGATCACCGACGACGGCAGCGCCATCTTCGATTCGCGTGTGATCGTTGAATACGTCGACACACTGTCACCAGTCAGCCGGCTGATTCCCAGTGCCAGTCGCGAACGCGTGGACATCAAGTGCTGGGAAGCGCTGGCCGATGGCCTGCTGGACGCTGCCGTGCTGATCAACATCGAGAAAACGCAGCGCGACGAAGGTGCACGCAGTGCCAAGCTGGTGGCACGCCAGCAGCGCAAGATCGATCATGCGCTGGTGATGCTGTCGAACCAGCTGGGCGACAAGGCGTTTTGTACCGGGCGCAATTACACGCTGGCCGATATCGCCACGGGTTGCGCGCTGGGGTACCTGGACTTCCGCCGTCCACAGCTGGACTGGCGCGCCAGGCATGCGAATCTGGCGGTGCTGTTTGAGAAGCTCAGCCAGCGCGCTTCGTTCATCGACACCGTGCCCTTGGTGCCCTGA
- the mnmA gene encoding tRNA 2-thiouridine(34) synthase MnmA, whose translation MAGKGRIVIGMSGGVDSSVSAWLLKQQGYEVVGLFMKNWEDDDDSEYCSTRQDLLDAVSVADLIGIEIEAVNFAAEYKDRVFSEFLREYSAGRTPNPDVLCNAEIKFKAFLDHAMRMGAERIATGHYARVREAADGRFELLKAVDASKDQSYFLHRLNQAQLSRTLFPLGEIEKTEVRRIAHEIGLPNAAKKDSTGICFIGERPFRDFLNQYLPTKPGPIKLPDGKKVGEHVGLAFYTLGQRKGLGIGGVKGRQQEDGTADAWYVARKDMAKNTLYVVQGHDHPWLQSATLAADQPSWIAGEPPAAGTFGAKTRYRQKDAPCELQSAGGEGFSLSFPEKQWAVTPGQSAVLYDGDVCLGGGIIAS comes from the coding sequence ATGGCAGGCAAAGGTCGCATCGTCATCGGCATGTCGGGCGGGGTCGACTCGTCGGTTTCCGCATGGTTGCTCAAGCAGCAGGGCTACGAAGTCGTTGGCCTGTTCATGAAAAACTGGGAAGACGACGATGATTCTGAATACTGCTCCACCAGGCAAGACCTGCTGGATGCAGTGAGCGTGGCCGACCTGATCGGCATCGAAATCGAGGCCGTCAACTTCGCAGCCGAATACAAAGACCGCGTGTTCTCGGAATTCCTGCGCGAATACTCTGCCGGCCGCACGCCCAACCCCGACGTGCTGTGCAATGCCGAGATCAAGTTCAAGGCTTTCTTGGACCATGCCATGCGCATGGGCGCAGAGCGCATCGCCACCGGTCATTACGCCCGGGTACGCGAAGCGGCTGACGGCCGCTTCGAATTGCTGAAGGCGGTGGACGCCAGCAAGGACCAGAGCTACTTCCTGCATCGTCTGAATCAGGCGCAGTTGTCACGCACGTTGTTTCCGCTGGGCGAAATCGAAAAGACCGAAGTCCGTCGCATTGCGCACGAGATCGGCCTGCCGAACGCGGCCAAGAAAGATTCGACCGGCATCTGCTTCATCGGTGAGCGGCCGTTCCGTGACTTCCTGAACCAATACCTGCCGACCAAACCCGGCCCGATCAAGCTGCCAGACGGCAAGAAGGTCGGCGAACACGTGGGCCTGGCGTTCTACACCTTGGGCCAGCGCAAGGGCCTGGGCATTGGTGGTGTGAAAGGGCGGCAGCAGGAAGACGGCACTGCCGACGCCTGGTATGTGGCGCGCAAGGACATGGCCAAGAACACCTTGTACGTGGTGCAAGGCCATGACCACCCGTGGCTGCAAAGCGCCACGTTGGCGGCTGACCAGCCCAGCTGGATTGCAGGCGAACCGCCAGCAGCCGGCACCTTTGGTGCGAAGACCCGTTATCGCCAGAAGGATGCGCCGTGTGAACTGCAGAGCGCGGGTGGCGAAGGCTTCTCGCTGTCGTTCCCGGAGAAGCAGTGGGCGGTGACGCCTGGGCAGTCGGCGGTGTTGTATGACGGGGATGTGTGCCTGGGGGGCGGGATCATCGCTTCTTGA
- a CDS encoding NUDIX hydrolase: protein MDIRWKPAVTVATVIERDGAFLIVEEDTPDGVRLNQPAGHLEPGESLVDAAIRETLEETAHAFRPVGLLGIYMSRFAGRSGEPDRAYLRFAFVGEVGDPDLTRKLDTGIRRAFWISADELHARQAEHRSPLMQQCVDDYLAARNAGRPWISLDALYTHPNAIGPA, encoded by the coding sequence ATGGATATCCGCTGGAAGCCCGCAGTCACGGTCGCCACCGTCATCGAACGCGATGGCGCTTTTTTGATCGTCGAAGAAGACACGCCCGATGGCGTGCGTCTGAATCAGCCGGCCGGCCACCTTGAGCCGGGCGAATCACTGGTTGACGCCGCCATACGCGAAACCCTGGAAGAAACCGCACACGCGTTTCGCCCGGTGGGTTTGCTTGGCATCTATATGTCCCGATTCGCCGGGCGTTCTGGCGAGCCGGATCGCGCTTATCTGCGCTTTGCCTTCGTCGGCGAAGTGGGCGATCCTGACCTCACGCGCAAGCTGGATACAGGCATTCGACGCGCATTCTGGATTTCCGCCGACGAACTGCACGCCAGGCAGGCCGAACACCGCAGTCCCTTGATGCAGCAATGCGTCGATGACTATCTGGCTGCGCGCAACGCAGGTCGGCCGTGGATATCTTTGGATGCGCTGTACACGCATCCCAACGCAATCGGACCGGCGTAA
- a CDS encoding dicarboxylate/amino acid:cation symporter, with the protein MPAQSTSGAHPTAESPKKRGWFPSLYVQVIIAIVVGILLGHFYPDAGVAMQPFGTGFIKLIKMIIAPIIFCTVVIGIAGMEDMKKVGKTGGYALLYFEIVSTIALIVGLVVINVVQPGTGMHIDPATLNTKDVANYIKPGQMQSTTEFVMNVIPNTVFDAFAKGEILQVLFFAVLFGFALHRFGGRGSVVFEFIEKSSHVLFGIVGIIMKVAPIGAFGAMAFTIGKYGVASLTSLASLMATFYITCVLFVFVVLGAIARYHGFSIVKFIKYIREELLIVLGTSSSESALPRMIAKMEKLGAKKSTVGLVIPTGYSFNLDGTAIYLTMAAVFIAQATDTHMTWGQQLTLLAVLLLTSKGAAGVTGSGFIVLAATLSTVGHVPVAGIALILGIDRFMSEARALTNLVGNGVATIVVAKWCGELDTDKLDRELAAGPNVLPDEAIVDTPDRPIDTSAPIATAR; encoded by the coding sequence ATGCCCGCACAATCCACCAGTGGCGCTCACCCCACCGCTGAAAGCCCCAAAAAGCGCGGCTGGTTCCCCAGCCTGTACGTCCAGGTCATCATCGCGATTGTGGTCGGCATTTTGCTCGGTCACTTCTACCCCGACGCGGGCGTTGCGATGCAACCCTTCGGCACCGGCTTCATCAAGCTGATCAAGATGATCATCGCCCCAATCATCTTCTGCACGGTGGTGATCGGTATCGCCGGTATGGAAGACATGAAGAAGGTCGGCAAGACCGGCGGCTACGCGCTGCTGTACTTCGAGATCGTCAGCACCATTGCGCTGATCGTCGGCCTGGTCGTGATCAACGTCGTGCAGCCGGGTACCGGTATGCATATTGATCCGGCTACGCTCAATACCAAGGATGTTGCCAACTACATCAAGCCCGGTCAGATGCAGTCGACCACCGAATTCGTGATGAATGTCATCCCGAACACGGTCTTCGATGCCTTCGCCAAGGGTGAGATCCTGCAGGTGCTGTTCTTCGCCGTGCTGTTCGGTTTTGCGCTGCACCGCTTCGGCGGCCGTGGTTCGGTGGTGTTCGAGTTCATCGAGAAAAGCTCGCACGTGCTGTTCGGCATCGTCGGCATCATCATGAAGGTGGCTCCGATCGGTGCCTTCGGTGCCATGGCCTTCACCATTGGCAAGTACGGCGTGGCCTCGCTGACTTCGCTGGCCAGCCTGATGGCAACCTTCTACATCACCTGCGTGCTGTTTGTATTCGTGGTGCTTGGGGCGATTGCGCGGTACCACGGCTTCAGCATCGTGAAGTTCATCAAGTACATCCGTGAAGAACTGCTGATCGTGCTGGGTACCTCGTCGTCGGAATCGGCGCTGCCGCGCATGATCGCCAAGATGGAAAAGCTGGGTGCCAAGAAGTCGACCGTGGGCCTGGTGATTCCGACCGGTTACTCATTCAACCTGGACGGCACTGCGATCTACCTGACCATGGCGGCCGTGTTCATCGCGCAGGCAACCGATACGCACATGACCTGGGGTCAGCAACTGACCTTGCTGGCCGTGCTGCTGCTGACCTCAAAGGGTGCAGCGGGCGTGACCGGCAGCGGTTTCATCGTGCTGGCGGCAACGCTGTCCACCGTGGGTCACGTGCCGGTTGCCGGCATCGCGCTGATCCTGGGCATCGACCGCTTCATGTCGGAAGCCCGTGCATTGACCAACCTGGTCGGCAACGGCGTGGCCACCATCGTGGTCGCCAAGTGGTGCGGTGAGCTGGATACCGACAAGCTTGATCGGGAACTGGCAGCCGGCCCGAACGTGCTGCCTGACGAAGCCATCGTCGATACCCCCGATCGTCCGATCGACACCTCGGCCCCCATCGCCACGGCACGCTGA
- a CDS encoding sensor histidine kinase: protein MQHSSPAKRRQRLLRLLAAIPLLALAAWAGGEWTWRIQLDQLIGQQAQELRTQSMRLHEVIDRYANAAGVAALHPAIQDVLKFPNDPVRVDRANRYLQEFSRRLDTDVVYVLNEAGVGIAASNWDSPTTFVGIDLSYRPYFKEALGRGHGQFWGIGTTSNRPGYFFAEAMPAESPAGVVVVKLELARISARWQPPANHTVAIDDLGVVLLSSTPDWQYRPLKPLPPDVLARFRSTRQYEGQRLDPIGVQLKRQLTPGTSLVTLGTREESSRAEPMLMKQAPVGQFGWQVVSFTDLSGVRLVVMLARVLSVLATALSLLAILLIIQRRRARKQERTARDALLRAKRELEDKVRERTHELMSANARLRDEVSERARTADALRATQDELVHAGKLAVLGQMAAGITHELNQPLAALRALSENTQLLLERDMRDDALDTVARMAGLVERMAGITGQLRLFARKGTVSLEAASVAPMLDSTSLLLDARIRARDIVVVEHGVSGVAILCDPSRMEQVFVNLLSNAIDALAGVVAPRIDIVVTSNGNRVRIAICDNGPGVPDDIMPRVFDPFVTAKVAGAGLGLGLTISQKILRDIGGSLYARNLPDGGAEFTVDVPAATPQTESLHA from the coding sequence ATGCAGCATTCCTCCCCGGCCAAGCGCCGGCAGCGCCTCTTGCGCCTGCTGGCCGCCATCCCCCTGCTGGCCCTTGCGGCCTGGGCCGGTGGCGAATGGACCTGGCGCATCCAGCTTGACCAATTGATCGGTCAACAGGCGCAGGAACTCCGCACGCAATCCATGCGGTTGCACGAAGTCATCGACCGCTACGCCAACGCTGCTGGCGTGGCGGCATTGCACCCTGCCATCCAGGACGTGCTCAAATTCCCCAATGACCCGGTGCGTGTCGATCGCGCCAATCGTTATCTGCAGGAATTCAGCCGACGCCTGGATACCGATGTGGTCTACGTGCTGAACGAAGCGGGTGTCGGCATTGCCGCCAGCAATTGGGACAGCCCCACGACCTTCGTTGGCATCGACCTGTCCTACCGCCCCTACTTCAAGGAAGCCTTGGGACGCGGACATGGGCAGTTCTGGGGAATCGGTACGACCAGCAATCGCCCCGGCTACTTCTTTGCTGAAGCCATGCCCGCCGAATCACCTGCAGGCGTCGTGGTGGTGAAGCTGGAACTGGCGCGTATTTCTGCGCGTTGGCAACCGCCCGCCAATCACACGGTGGCGATTGACGATCTCGGTGTGGTCTTGCTCAGCTCGACCCCCGACTGGCAATACCGACCACTGAAACCCCTGCCCCCCGATGTGCTGGCGCGCTTTCGCAGCACACGCCAATACGAGGGGCAACGCCTGGACCCGATTGGCGTGCAACTGAAACGCCAACTGACGCCAGGTACGTCGCTGGTCACCCTGGGCACCAGAGAGGAATCCAGCCGGGCCGAACCCATGCTGATGAAGCAGGCCCCGGTCGGCCAGTTCGGCTGGCAGGTGGTGAGCTTCACCGACCTGTCGGGGGTGCGTCTGGTGGTGATGTTGGCCCGTGTGCTGAGCGTGCTGGCTACCGCACTGTCCTTGCTGGCCATTCTGTTGATCATCCAGCGACGCCGCGCCCGCAAGCAGGAACGTACTGCGCGTGATGCGCTGCTGCGCGCCAAGCGCGAGCTGGAAGACAAGGTGCGCGAGCGCACCCACGAATTGATGAGCGCCAATGCCAGGCTGCGTGATGAAGTCAGCGAACGCGCACGCACCGCCGATGCCTTGCGCGCCACACAGGACGAGTTGGTGCACGCCGGCAAACTGGCGGTGCTGGGCCAGATGGCGGCCGGCATCACCCATGAATTGAATCAACCGCTGGCGGCCTTGCGTGCGCTGTCGGAAAACACCCAGCTGCTGCTTGAACGCGACATGCGCGACGATGCGCTGGACACGGTGGCACGCATGGCGGGCCTGGTTGAACGCATGGCCGGTATCACAGGCCAGTTGCGCCTGTTTGCACGCAAGGGAACGGTGTCGCTGGAAGCCGCATCGGTCGCTCCCATGCTGGACAGCACCAGCCTGCTGCTCGATGCACGGATTCGCGCCCGTGACATCGTGGTGGTGGAACATGGCGTGTCAGGCGTGGCGATTCTGTGCGATCCCAGTCGTATGGAGCAGGTATTCGTCAATCTGCTGTCGAACGCCATCGACGCATTGGCGGGCGTCGTCGCGCCGCGCATCGATATCGTCGTCACCAGCAACGGCAACCGCGTGCGGATTGCCATCTGCGACAACGGCCCGGGCGTGCCTGACGACATCATGCCGCGCGTTTTCGACCCGTTTGTCACTGCCAAAGTGGCGGGTGCCGGGCTTGGACTGGGCCTGACCATTTCTCAAAAAATCCTGCGCGATATCGGCGGTTCGCTGTACGCGCGCAATCTGCCGGACGGCGGTGCCGAATTCACGGTCGACGTCCCGGCCGCTACGCCACAAACGGAAAGCTTGCATGCATGA
- a CDS encoding sigma-54-dependent transcriptional regulator: protein MHDDLTVLLVDDDEAVRFACAQALRLQGLKVEPHDSGESARARLRAGFPGIVVTDVRMPGMSGLALMEAALAIDDKLPVILVTGHGDVAMAVQAMRAGAYDFIEKPLSTADLHRAVLRALEKRALTLEVDSLRKRFETERDISSRLIGRSPQMEALRQTIMHIADAAPDVLIIGETGSGKEMVGRCLHDFSSRNKGRFVPVNCGAIPEPLFESEMFGHESGAFTGAVKQRIGRLEHAAGGTLFLDEIESMPLNLQVKFLRALQERQIERLGSNDVVPVELRVIATTKDDLLLAARDQKFRSDLYYRLSIVVLEIPPLRERREDIALLFEHFILHAAEQYRRPAPLVPEALMRRLTAYDWPGNVRELRNVADRFVLGVLSAPFLSEASAPAADTTQSLSDLVNDFERQVIVDALARHDQNVAAAGTALGLPRKTLYDKMRRYGLSRRSSETELGGTAD from the coding sequence ATGCATGACGACCTCACCGTATTGCTCGTCGACGACGACGAAGCCGTGCGTTTCGCCTGTGCCCAGGCCCTGCGCCTGCAGGGCTTGAAGGTCGAGCCCCATGACTCGGGCGAGTCGGCGCGTGCACGCTTGCGCGCCGGTTTCCCCGGCATTGTCGTCACCGATGTCCGCATGCCCGGCATGTCTGGCCTGGCCTTGATGGAAGCGGCGCTGGCCATCGACGACAAGTTGCCGGTCATTCTGGTGACCGGTCATGGCGACGTGGCGATGGCCGTGCAAGCCATGCGTGCCGGTGCCTACGACTTCATCGAAAAACCGCTGTCCACCGCCGACCTGCACCGCGCCGTGCTGCGCGCACTGGAAAAACGCGCGCTGACGCTGGAAGTCGACAGCCTGCGCAAGCGTTTCGAGACCGAACGCGATATTTCCAGCCGCCTGATCGGCAGATCACCGCAGATGGAAGCCTTGCGCCAGACCATTATGCACATTGCCGACGCCGCCCCTGACGTGCTGATCATCGGGGAAACCGGTAGCGGCAAGGAAATGGTGGGGCGATGCCTGCATGATTTCTCATCGCGCAACAAAGGTCGTTTTGTACCGGTGAACTGCGGGGCCATCCCGGAGCCGCTGTTTGAAAGCGAGATGTTCGGCCATGAGTCGGGCGCGTTCACCGGGGCCGTGAAACAGCGCATCGGCCGGCTGGAACATGCCGCCGGTGGCACCTTGTTCCTGGACGAAATCGAGTCCATGCCGCTCAACCTTCAGGTGAAATTCCTGCGCGCCTTGCAGGAACGCCAGATCGAGCGTCTGGGTTCCAACGATGTGGTGCCAGTCGAACTGCGGGTGATCGCCACCACCAAGGACGACCTGCTGCTGGCCGCACGCGACCAGAAATTCCGCAGTGACCTGTACTACCGCCTGAGCATCGTGGTGCTGGAAATTCCGCCGCTGCGCGAGCGACGTGAAGACATTGCGCTGCTGTTCGAACACTTCATTCTGCACGCCGCAGAGCAGTACCGCAGGCCAGCGCCACTGGTGCCGGAAGCCTTGATGCGTCGCCTGACCGCCTACGACTGGCCGGGCAATGTCCGGGAACTGCGCAACGTGGCAGATCGCTTTGTGTTGGGCGTGTTGTCGGCCCCGTTCCTTTCTGAAGCCTCTGCCCCGGCCGCCGACACGACTCAATCACTGAGCGACTTGGTCAACGATTTCGAACGCCAGGTGATCGTCGATGCGCTCGCGCGTCATGACCAGAATGTGGCAGCCGCTGGTACCGCATTGGGCCTGCCCCGAAAGACGCTGTACGACAAGATGCGTCGTTATGGGTTGTCGCGCCGCAGCAGCGAGACAGAACTTGGCGGCACAGCAGATTGA
- the glcF gene encoding glycolate oxidase subunit GlcF produces the protein MQTHLADEFKDTADGLEAQDILRRCVHCGFCLATCPTYQILGDERDSPRGRIYLIKQVLEGKPATVETQTHLDRCLTCRNCETTCPSGVQYGHLVDIGRRVVDAQVQRPPAQQLQRDVLGKGLNSPLFGVAMRAGQMLHPLLPKAVKNKVPRRRAAGLRPRNEHPRQILILAGCTQPSMIPAIDAATIRLLDAVGMSTQVARGSGCCGAVKFHLDDQAGGLAQMRANIDAWAPMIERGEVEAIVMNASGCGATVREYGHHLRADPEYAERARLVSDHVRDIAELLAPHVAELRARIGTLPAERVAFHPPCTLQHWQALRPVTEKLLRDLGFHLQPFTEAHLCCGSAGTYSVLQPTLSKTLRDRKLGHISQVRPEMILSSNIGCLVHLQGGTDIPVRHWVEALDAALLAA, from the coding sequence ATGCAAACCCATCTTGCCGACGAGTTCAAAGACACTGCCGACGGCCTGGAGGCGCAGGACATTCTGCGTCGCTGTGTGCACTGCGGATTCTGCCTGGCCACCTGTCCCACCTATCAGATACTGGGCGATGAGCGCGACAGCCCGCGTGGTCGCATCTATCTGATCAAACAGGTGCTGGAAGGCAAGCCTGCCACGGTGGAAACCCAGACCCACCTGGATCGCTGCCTGACCTGCCGCAACTGCGAAACCACCTGTCCGTCCGGGGTGCAGTATGGCCACCTGGTCGATATCGGCCGGCGTGTAGTGGATGCCCAGGTGCAGCGTCCGCCCGCCCAACAATTGCAACGCGATGTGCTGGGCAAGGGGCTGAATTCGCCCTTGTTCGGCGTGGCCATGCGGGCTGGTCAGATGCTGCATCCGCTGCTGCCCAAGGCGGTGAAAAACAAGGTGCCGCGCCGTCGTGCAGCCGGCCTGCGGCCGCGCAACGAGCATCCACGCCAGATATTGATCCTGGCGGGCTGCACACAGCCGTCGATGATTCCCGCCATCGACGCCGCAACCATCCGCCTGCTTGATGCCGTCGGCATGAGTACCCAGGTTGCGCGTGGCTCGGGTTGCTGTGGCGCAGTCAAGTTTCACTTGGACGACCAGGCGGGGGGCTTGGCGCAGATGCGCGCCAATATCGATGCGTGGGCACCGATGATCGAACGTGGCGAGGTGGAAGCCATTGTGATGAACGCGTCGGGCTGTGGTGCCACGGTGCGTGAGTACGGCCACCACCTGCGTGCCGACCCGGAATACGCTGAACGCGCACGTCTGGTGTCGGACCATGTGCGTGACATCGCAGAACTGCTGGCACCGCATGTGGCGGAACTGCGTGCCCGCATCGGCACCTTGCCTGCCGAGCGCGTCGCGTTTCATCCGCCGTGCACCTTGCAGCACTGGCAGGCGCTGCGTCCGGTAACCGAGAAGCTGCTGCGGGACCTTGGTTTCCACTTGCAGCCCTTCACCGAGGCGCATCTGTGTTGCGGGTCGGCGGGTACCTATTCAGTCTTGCAGCCAACGCTGTCGAAGACCTTGCGTGATCGCAAGCTGGGCCACATCTCGCAGGTGCGGCCGGAGATGATCCTGTCATCCAACATCGGGTGTCTGGTGCATCTGCAAGGCGGCACTGACATTCCAGTGCGGCATTGGGTCGAGGCGCTGGATGCAGCCTTGTTAGCTGCCTGA